The genome window CGTGGAAAAGGCCATTGCCCGGCTCAAGGCAGCAGGGCTCCTCTCCCCGGAAGGGCTGCGCGATGTACCTGTGGCCGCACTGGCGGAGACGATCCGGCCGGCCGGTTACTATAACGTCAAAAGCGTGCGGCTCAAGGATTTTGTCGGTTTTCTCTTCGAACGCTTCGACGGGAAGCTGGAGCGGATGTTCGCGGGGGAGTGGCGGGAGCTTCGACGGGAACTGCTCGGGGTGCGGGGGATCGGTCGGGAAACCGCCGACTCGATCCTGCTCTATGCGGGAGAAAAGCCCACCTTCGTGGTTGATGCCTATACGAAACGTCTTTTTTCCGCCCTGGGTCTCGTGGAGCCGACGGCCGACTATGAGTCCGTCCGTGCGCTCTTCATGGGCAACCTTCCCGACGATACGGCGCTGTTCAACGAATATCACGCCCTCGTCGTGGAGCACTGCAAGCGGCACTGCACCACCCGCCCCCGTTGCGGCGGGTGCGGGCTCCACCTGCTATGTCGAGCCTGACATGAGCTCCACCCGGTTGCGACCGTTCTGCTTGGCCCGGTAGAGGGCCTCGTCGGCCTGCCTGAAGAGGGAGTCGGTCCCCTCCACGCGGGGCGACGGATAGGTGGACACGCCAAGACTGATGGTGATGACCTGCCCGTGGAGGCTGCCGTCGAAGACATGGTCCTGCACCTCCAGCCGGAGCCGTTCGGCAATGGCCTGGGCCTCCTGCAAAGGGGTTTCCGGCAGCAGCAGGACAAACTCTTCGCCCCCGTAGCGGGCAGCCACATCGTAGCTGCGAAGCCGTTGGCAGACTATCCCGGCAAGGGTCACCAGGACCTTGTCCCCCTCCTGATGACCATAGGTGTCGTTGATCTTCTTGAAATAGTCGATATCAAGAATAACCAGGGAAAGGGCGCCACCCTTGCGGGAGGCCCGCTGGAACTCCTTGTCCACCATTTCCATCAGATGGCGACGGTTATGCAAGTGGGTGAGGGGATCGGTGATTGACAGTTTGCGCAGCAATTCGTTGGAACGCTTCAACTCGTCCTGGAGCCCCTTCACTTTCAACTGGACCCGGACCCGGGCAACCAGCTCTCCCGAGTCGAAGGGCTTGGTGACGTAGTCGGATGCCCCCTGCTCAAGCCCGCGGATTTTCGTGTCCCGGTCTTCCCGGCTGGTCAGCAGGATGATCGGAAGATCCTGGAGCTCACCCCGGGACCGGGTCATGGAAAGGAAGCGGAACCCGTCCATCCTCGGCATTTCCAGGTCGCAGAGCACCAGGTCCACCTTGTTGTTGAGGAGGATCTTGAACCCTTCGAGGCCGTCCCGGGCTTCCAGGTAGGTCTCGAACAGCCGGGCTTCCTTGAGGGTGCGCACTATTTCCTCGCGCAGGACTTCCGAATCGTCGATTATGAGGGCTGTCATCGCCATGGTTTCATGCTTCTCCGCGCGATGGAGAATCCGTGGGATCGTCCCGCCCCGGTCTCATGACCGGGGGAATACCGTGTTGAGAAACTGCGAGAGTATGGCGGCCGTGAGCCCCCATATTTCGTCGTCCAGGTACCGGTAGAAGTGGACGGGATGGGTCCGTCCCCGCCACGTCCAGTCTTCGGTTCTGAAGACTTCGGGCAGCAGCAGGTGCTTCAGCGGTACGACAATGATCCGTTCGATCTCGTCGGGGTTCACGGTCAGGGAGCGATCCCCCCGGATGATTCCCACGCAGGGGGTCACCAGGTAGTCGTGGATGGAATAGAAATCATCCAGTGTGCCGAGGATGTCCACGTCGCCGGGCGGAACGCCCACCTCTTCCCAGGTTTCCCGCAGGGCCGTATCGCAGGGCGAGGCATCATCGGGATGGCGCACCCCGCCGGGAAACGAGATTTCTCCCCGATGGTGGTTCAGATGTTCCGTCCGCTTGGTGAAAAGGACCCGGACCTCGCCGTCCCTCTCGAAGAGGGGAAGCAGCACCGCGGCCGGACCGGTCCCGGCGCCATCGGCACCCTTGTCCGCCCGGCCAGGGTCGTGCGGATCCGCACGGCAAGTTCGGTCAATCCCGGCACATCCATTTCTGTCGCTTTCGGATACCAAATAGCGGCCAATGGCCGCGTAGTTACAGTATCGGCTCTTTTGCCCGACGCTTTAGCTCTTTTATGGTCGCTTCATAGTCGGGGCTGCCGAAAACGGCGCTGCCGGCCACGAAAACGTCGGCGCCGGCATGGGCGATGCGGGCGATGTTGTCGATTTTCACCCCGCCGTCCACCTCAAGCTCTGCCTCGCAGCCGCGGCGGTCGAGCATGGCCCGCAGCGCCTGGATCTTGGGAATGCAGGCCTCGATGAACGACTGGCCGCCGAATCCCGGATTGACGGTCATGAGCAGCACCAGGTCCAGGTCTTCGAGGACATAGTCGAGGCAGTTGAGGGGAGTGGCCGGATTAAGGGATACCCCTGCCTTCTTGCCCAGGGACTTGATGAGCTGGATCGTGCGGTGGAGGTGAATGGACGCCTCCGCATGAACCACGATGATGTCCGACCCAGCCGCGGCGAAGTCGGGGATGTAGCGGTCGGGGTGCTCGATCATCAGATGGACGTCCAGGGGAAGCTCGGTGACCCTGCGCACCGCCTCCACCACCAGGGGGCCGATGGTTATGTTGGGCACGAAATGTCCGTCCATGACGTCCACGTGGATATAATCGGCCCCGGCCGCCGCCACGGCACGCACCTCGTCGCCCAGGCGGGAAAAATCGGCGGACAGGATCGATGGGGCAATTTTTTTCATGGGAACCTCCGGTAACTGCTCGATGCGGTGCCGCATCAGGCCCGGCGAAGGCGGGCGGCAAAAAAGCCGTCCATGCCGTGGCAGTGGGGCCAACTGCGGAACATGCCCCGGCCGGTGATGAGTTCCGACAGGCAGGGGAAATGATAATTCAAGTCTTCTAACATGAAATCGGCGTGGTGCGAAAGAAAATCCTCGATAATTGACTCATTTTCATCCGTTGTGGTGGAACAGGTGGAGTAGAGGAGCGTGCCCCCCGGCTTCAGCAGGGAAGCGGCTCCCGCCAGTATCCGGCGTTGGCTCTGGGCCAGCCGGGCCACGTCGTCGGGGGTCTTCCACCACTTCCCCTCGGGGGTGCGGCGCAGCACCCCCAGGGCTGAGCAGGGGGCATCCACCAGAATCCGGTCGAAGGGGGCGACGGTCTGCTCCGGATTCCGGGCATCGGCCACGGCGGGCCGGATGATGCCGATGCCCAGACGGCGGGCATTGTCGGTGATCGGAACGAGCTTTTTCTCCGCCACGTCCCAGGCAATGACCTCGCCCCGGTCGCTCATGATCTGGGCAAGGTGGGTCGCCTTGCCGCCGGGGGACGCACAGGCATCGAGGACCCGCTCGCCGGGCCGGGGCTCCAGGAGGAGCGAGGCCAGTTGGGACGATTCGTCCTGCACGATGGCGAGCCCCTCACCGAAGCCCGGCAGCGCCGCCACCGCTGTCCGCGAGAGAATACGGATGCCGTGGGGAGAATGGCGCGTGGGCTCCGCTTCCGTACCCGCTTCCTTCAGAAGGTCGAGGTACGCCTCGCGTGACGTCCGCAGCGTGTTGACCCGCACGGTGAGGGGAGGGGGCGTCGCCATGACGGCGGCAAGCGCTTCCGCATCTTCGAATCCCAATTGGGCGATCCACCCCTCCACGATCCAGCGGGGATGGGAGTGGCGGAGGGAGAGGTAGCCGGCCGGGTCCAGCTCCCGATCGGGCCAGGAGACCAATGACCGTTCCCGGTCGGACCGGCGGAGGACCGCATTAACGAGGCCGCTGGCCCGTGGCGCCTTCTCCCGGGCCAGCGTCACCGTTTCGTTGACTGCGGCGGACACCGGAATCCGGTCAAGGAAGAAGATCTGGTAGAGCCCCAGGCGGAGCAGGATCAGGACCGCTCGCTCCAGCTTGGCGGCCCGCGTGGCGCAGAAAAGGTCCACCAGGTAGTCGAGGGTTGCCGTCCGGCGCAGCACCCCATAGACGAGCTCGGTCAGGAGCCCCCGGTCGGGGCCCCTCAGAATGCCGCCGGACAATTCCCGGTCGATGAGCGGTTCGGCAAAGGTCCGCTCCCGTTCGACGCGGACGAGGATATCATAGGCCGAACGGCGTGGGTCGGCGGTGGACTGGTTCACGGATGCTCCCGGTGTCGGAACTGGATGGCGCGACGGTATGCCGCAGGATGCAGACGAGATTTCATTATAGTTCAGGTAGCGGTCCATCCGCAAGAAAACCGGCGGCAGAGGGCTACCGGCGGGGCTCTGTTGCTAGCGGGCTGTTTTTACGGTACAAAATAAGGGGTCCGCAGCCATGCCGCAATGGGGCGGCTGTACACTGCCGGACCGGAGTCCGCGTGCGACGAGGTTCTCGCACCGCAGCCGAGGGATGGGGTGTGATTTCGTACTTGAATGACGCAGTCCTTTTTGTGTGCGCGGGAATCGCTGCGGCCCTTTCGGTGGGCTCGGCGGGTCACGCCCTTGTCATGAAGCGAGACCCCCGGTCGGCCCTCGGCTGGATCGTTGTCTGCCTCACGGTTCCGCTGTTCGGACCTTTCTTTTACTGGAGCATGGGTGTGAACCGCATCTTTCGCCGGGCCCGCAAGTGGCAGGAAACGGGGCGGCGCCTGGCAGGGGGGGAGCATTTCCGTTCAGCCCACGAGCATGGAAGTGCGCCGGTCTCCCCGGCAGGGACCGAATACCTCTCCGAACTACGTCATCTGG of Geobacter anodireducens contains these proteins:
- a CDS encoding endonuclease, with translation MRDRLMAVYDQLFAAYGPRHWWPADTPFEVCVGAILTQNTNWGNVEKAIARLKAAGLLSPEGLRDVPVAALAETIRPAGYYNVKSVRLKDFVGFLFERFDGKLERMFAGEWRELRRELLGVRGIGRETADSILLYAGEKPTFVVDAYTKRLFSALGLVEPTADYESVRALFMGNLPDDTALFNEYHALVVEHCKRHCTTRPRCGGCGLHLLCRA
- a CDS encoding diguanylate cyclase response regulator, translated to MAMTALIIDDSEVLREEIVRTLKEARLFETYLEARDGLEGFKILLNNKVDLVLCDLEMPRMDGFRFLSMTRSRGELQDLPIILLTSREDRDTKIRGLEQGASDYVTKPFDSGELVARVRVQLKVKGLQDELKRSNELLRKLSITDPLTHLHNRRHLMEMVDKEFQRASRKGGALSLVILDIDYFKKINDTYGHQEGDKVLVTLAGIVCQRLRSYDVAARYGGEEFVLLLPETPLQEAQAIAERLRLEVQDHVFDGSLHGQVITISLGVSTYPSPRVEGTDSLFRQADEALYRAKQNGRNRVELMSGST
- a CDS encoding ribulose-phosphate 3-epimerase, whose translation is MKKIAPSILSADFSRLGDEVRAVAAAGADYIHVDVMDGHFVPNITIGPLVVEAVRRVTELPLDVHLMIEHPDRYIPDFAAAGSDIIVVHAEASIHLHRTIQLIKSLGKKAGVSLNPATPLNCLDYVLEDLDLVLLMTVNPGFGGQSFIEACIPKIQALRAMLDRRGCEAELEVDGGVKIDNIARIAHAGADVFVAGSAVFGSPDYEATIKELKRRAKEPIL
- a CDS encoding 16S rRNA (cytosine(967)-C(5))-methyltransferase, with protein sequence MNQSTADPRRSAYDILVRVERERTFAEPLIDRELSGGILRGPDRGLLTELVYGVLRRTATLDYLVDLFCATRAAKLERAVLILLRLGLYQIFFLDRIPVSAAVNETVTLAREKAPRASGLVNAVLRRSDRERSLVSWPDRELDPAGYLSLRHSHPRWIVEGWIAQLGFEDAEALAAVMATPPPLTVRVNTLRTSREAYLDLLKEAGTEAEPTRHSPHGIRILSRTAVAALPGFGEGLAIVQDESSQLASLLLEPRPGERVLDACASPGGKATHLAQIMSDRGEVIAWDVAEKKLVPITDNARRLGIGIIRPAVADARNPEQTVAPFDRILVDAPCSALGVLRRTPEGKWWKTPDDVARLAQSQRRILAGAASLLKPGGTLLYSTCSTTTDENESIIEDFLSHHADFMLEDLNYHFPCLSELITGRGMFRSWPHCHGMDGFFAARLRRA